A region from the Caldicellulosiruptor naganoensis genome encodes:
- the csaB gene encoding polysaccharide pyruvyl transferase CsaB, producing MKDIVISGYYGQLNTGDEAILRVLVDKLKEYERESNSSLNIVVLSSRPELTSKIYNVESVNRKKIPSVIKAIKRCDIFISGGGSLFQNETSNRSLYYYLFQIFLAKLFGKKVFIFSQGIGPIKRWYNILLFKHVIKLADYITVRDYDSFDFLHKLKINKEIELSADPAFLLNPCCEQKIQKLLEEYKIDFSKKTVGIVVRKWKKEKNMTDKIAKIADILIENEGYNVIFIPFQGKWDIIKINEIVSKMKNRPYVLSEKLSPHELLGIFKKLDLVVGMRLHALVFAAKMGVRFIGISYDPKIDSFLKIYGFKPAGHVDSFDVNNVLISIQYMLSDGRAAKKIDEITKNMTQKAEKAFEILKDALNNIKKKDSINILGVRIDCVNFKKAKEKCLEFLNSSSPHIVFTPNVEMIMLAQKDERFKKILNSSDLNVPDGIGVVWASKYFGEKLYERVTGFDLMMALMPELERQQKRVFLLGAKPSVAEKAKENLLKIFKNLSICGTHHGYFSQEENEKVIELIKSSKADVVFVAMGMKKQEEWIYKNKKKLNCKLIMGVGGSFDVLSGEVKRAPKIFQKLGLEWFYRLITQPWRFKRMLSLPKFVLVVLKTRVFGGR from the coding sequence ATGAAAGATATTGTTATATCGGGATATTATGGACAATTAAATACTGGTGATGAGGCAATCCTAAGGGTTTTGGTTGATAAACTAAAAGAATATGAAAGAGAGAGCAATAGCAGTTTGAATATAGTTGTGTTGTCTTCAAGACCAGAGCTTACATCAAAGATCTATAATGTGGAGTCTGTGAACAGGAAAAAGATTCCTTCTGTTATAAAAGCAATAAAGAGATGTGACATTTTTATTTCTGGCGGGGGAAGTCTTTTTCAAAATGAGACGAGTAACAGAAGTCTTTATTATTACCTTTTTCAGATTTTTCTTGCAAAGCTTTTTGGCAAAAAAGTTTTTATTTTTTCTCAGGGAATTGGACCCATTAAAAGGTGGTATAATATACTTCTTTTCAAACATGTAATAAAACTTGCAGATTATATTACAGTAAGAGACTATGACTCATTTGATTTTTTGCATAAGCTAAAGATAAATAAAGAGATTGAACTTTCAGCAGACCCTGCCTTTTTACTGAATCCTTGCTGTGAGCAAAAAATTCAAAAACTTTTAGAAGAGTATAAAATAGATTTTAGCAAAAAAACAGTGGGCATTGTGGTAAGGAAATGGAAAAAGGAAAAGAATATGACTGACAAAATTGCAAAGATTGCTGACATTCTTATAGAAAATGAAGGGTACAATGTTATATTTATCCCTTTTCAGGGCAAATGGGACATAATCAAGATAAATGAGATTGTCTCAAAGATGAAAAATAGACCATACGTGCTAAGTGAAAAGCTATCCCCTCATGAGCTTTTAGGGATTTTTAAGAAATTGGATTTAGTAGTTGGGATGAGACTTCACGCTCTTGTGTTTGCAGCAAAGATGGGTGTTAGATTCATTGGTATTTCCTATGACCCAAAGATTGACAGTTTTTTAAAAATATATGGGTTTAAACCTGCAGGACATGTAGACAGTTTCGATGTAAACAATGTGCTAATTAGCATTCAATATATGCTATCTGATGGAAGAGCAGCAAAAAAGATTGATGAAATTACAAAAAACATGACTCAGAAAGCTGAAAAGGCTTTTGAGATATTAAAAGATGCTTTAAATAATATTAAAAAGAAAGACAGCATAAACATCTTAGGTGTGAGGATTGACTGTGTGAACTTTAAAAAGGCAAAAGAAAAGTGTCTTGAGTTTTTAAATTCCTCATCACCCCATATTGTTTTTACTCCAAATGTGGAAATGATTATGCTTGCGCAAAAGGATGAAAGGTTTAAAAAGATTCTAAACTCAAGCGATTTAAATGTTCCAGATGGAATTGGGGTTGTGTGGGCGTCAAAATATTTTGGTGAAAAACTGTATGAGAGGGTTACTGGCTTTGACCTGATGATGGCGCTAATGCCAGAGCTTGAAAGACAACAAAAAAGGGTGTTTTTACTTGGTGCAAAGCCTTCAGTTGCTGAAAAGGCAAAAGAAAATCTTTTAAAGATTTTTAAAAACTTAAGTATCTGTGGTACACACCACGGTTATTTTTCACAAGAAGAAAACGAGAAGGTGATAGAGCTTATAAAATCTTCAAAGGCAGACGTAGTCTTTGTTGCAATGGGCATGAAAAAGCAAGAAGAATGGATTTACAAAAATAAAAAGAAGCTAAATTGCAAACTTATTATGGGTGTTGGTGGCAGCTTTGATGTTTTGTCCGGTGAGGTAAAAAGAGCACCCAAGATATTCCAAAAACTTGGTCTTGAATGGTTCTATAGGCTAATTACTCAGCCATGGAGGTTTAAAAGAATGCTTTCTCTGCCTAAATTTGTACTTGTTGTTTTAAAAACCAGGGTATTTGGAGGAAGATAA
- a CDS encoding YitT family protein, producing MTKRFFRVIYEYAAITFGSLLVALSLNLFLVPNKIAAGGFSGIATVVYYVSHYKLPVGMTMLALNIPAFIWGVKTIGVDFGVKSVYGTIALSVLTDLTAFLPCITYDKLLASVFGGALMGLGLAIVLLYGATTGGTEMLARIIHKFISFISVGQILLGLDVAVIAMASIVFKNYELGLWAVLTLFACSKVMDAILEGVNFAKALIIISDKSDIIAEKIIKELDRGVTGLHGIGMWTKKEKNVLLCVVKRHEVSRVKKLVKSIDQRAFVILTDVREVLGEGFSV from the coding sequence ATGACTAAAAGATTTTTCAGGGTAATATATGAATATGCTGCAATAACATTTGGTTCACTTTTGGTTGCACTGTCTTTAAACCTCTTTCTTGTTCCAAACAAGATTGCAGCTGGTGGATTTTCTGGTATTGCAACAGTTGTGTATTATGTTTCGCACTACAAGCTTCCTGTTGGTATGACAATGCTTGCTTTGAACATTCCTGCTTTTATCTGGGGTGTGAAGACAATTGGAGTAGATTTTGGAGTCAAGAGTGTGTACGGTACAATAGCCCTTTCAGTTTTGACAGACCTGACAGCTTTCTTGCCCTGTATTACATATGATAAGCTACTTGCTTCAGTTTTTGGTGGGGCGCTAATGGGTCTTGGCCTTGCCATTGTGCTTTTGTATGGGGCAACAACTGGTGGAACTGAGATGCTTGCAAGAATAATTCATAAGTTTATCTCCTTTATCTCAGTTGGACAGATTCTTTTAGGGCTTGATGTTGCTGTAATTGCAATGGCATCAATAGTATTTAAAAACTATGAACTTGGACTTTGGGCAGTTTTGACCCTTTTTGCATGTTCAAAGGTAATGGATGCCATCTTAGAAGGTGTCAACTTTGCAAAAGCACTTATAATAATCTCTGACAAGTCAGACATAATCGCAGAGAAGATTATAAAAGAGCTTGACAGAGGTGTTACAGGTCTTCATGGTATTGGCATGTGGACAAAGAAAGAGAAGAATGTACTTCTTTGTGTTGTTAAGAGACATGAAGTGAGCCGTGTCAAAAAACTTGTAAAAAGTATTGACCAAAGAGCTTTTGTGATTTTAACAGATGTTCGTGAGGTTTTAGGTGAAGGTTTTTCTGTTTAA
- a CDS encoding transketolase: MDKAKELELKKIATEIRKSIIIQTAEAGSGHPGGSLSGVEILTYLYFVEMNVDPKNPKDPDRDRFVLSKGHASPLLYAVLAEKGFISKEELKGFRQIYSSLQGHPDMKKVPGVEMSTGSLGQGLSVANGMALAAKLDKKDYRVYVLLGDGEIQEGQIWEAAMTAAHYKLDNLTAFLDHNGLQIDGKITEVMSPEPVDEKFRAFGWHVIKIDGHDFNQIEKAVNEAKTIKGKPTIIIAETVKGKGVSFMENEVGWHGTAPNKEQAQKALEELQKQLESLEVQG; the protein is encoded by the coding sequence ATGGACAAGGCAAAGGAGCTTGAGCTCAAAAAGATAGCAACTGAAATAAGAAAGAGCATAATTATTCAAACAGCTGAAGCTGGCTCTGGTCACCCGGGCGGTTCACTTTCTGGTGTTGAGATTTTGACATATCTTTACTTTGTTGAAATGAACGTTGACCCTAAAAATCCAAAAGACCCAGACAGGGACAGGTTTGTTCTTTCTAAAGGGCATGCATCACCTCTTTTATATGCGGTTTTGGCTGAAAAGGGTTTCATAAGCAAGGAGGAGCTAAAAGGTTTTAGGCAGATTTATTCAAGTCTGCAGGGCCATCCCGATATGAAAAAGGTGCCCGGGGTGGAAATGTCAACAGGGTCATTAGGTCAGGGATTGTCTGTTGCAAATGGAATGGCACTGGCTGCAAAGCTTGACAAAAAGGATTATAGAGTATATGTTTTGCTCGGCGATGGCGAAATCCAAGAAGGACAAATTTGGGAAGCTGCAATGACAGCTGCACATTACAAACTTGACAATCTCACAGCATTTTTAGATCACAATGGCCTTCAGATAGATGGTAAAATCACAGAGGTTATGTCCCCCGAGCCTGTTGATGAAAAATTCAGGGCATTTGGCTGGCATGTTATAAAAATTGATGGGCATGATTTTAACCAGATTGAAAAGGCTGTAAACGAAGCAAAGACAATAAAAGGGAAACCCACAATCATTATTGCTGAAACAGTAAAAGGCAAGGGTGTATCATTTATGGAAAATGAAGTAGGCTGGCATGGTACAGCTCCTAATAAAGAGCAGGCACAAAAAGCTTTAGAGGAGCTACAAAAGCAGCTAGAAAGTTTGGAGGTGCAAGGATAA
- a CDS encoding transketolase family protein, giving the protein MAKIATREAYGQALAEFGEVYKDIVVLDADLSKSTRTEIFKKKFPDRFFNIGIAEQDLMATAAGLATCGKIPFASTFAVFAAGRAYDQVRNSIGYPHLNVKIGASHAGVSIGEDGASHQMLEDIALMRVIPGMVVLSPSDAASTYECVRLAIEHEGPVYIRLGRLGVEEIYKKGELKLELGKGIVLQKGTDVGILATGLMVHEAIKAAKMLQEEGISVYLVDMPCVKPLDVDLILDVAKATGCIVTAEEHNILGGFGSAVSEVLIQNYPVPVKMVGVNDEFGRSGKPEDVLKYYKLTAEEIVNKAKEVMKMKR; this is encoded by the coding sequence ATGGCAAAAATAGCAACAAGGGAAGCATATGGTCAAGCACTGGCTGAGTTTGGTGAAGTGTACAAAGACATTGTTGTACTTGATGCAGACCTTTCAAAATCCACAAGGACAGAGATTTTCAAAAAGAAGTTTCCTGATAGATTTTTCAATATAGGAATAGCAGAGCAAGACCTTATGGCAACAGCAGCAGGGCTTGCAACATGTGGTAAGATTCCTTTTGCAAGCACATTTGCTGTCTTTGCAGCAGGAAGAGCGTATGACCAGGTGAGAAACTCCATTGGCTATCCACACCTAAATGTCAAGATTGGAGCATCACATGCAGGTGTATCAATTGGCGAAGATGGTGCATCTCATCAGATGCTTGAAGATATAGCATTGATGAGAGTAATTCCTGGGATGGTAGTGCTCTCTCCTTCTGATGCAGCATCCACGTATGAATGTGTAAGGCTTGCAATCGAGCATGAAGGCCCTGTTTATATTCGTTTGGGAAGACTTGGGGTTGAGGAGATTTACAAGAAAGGTGAACTAAAACTTGAGCTTGGGAAAGGTATTGTTCTACAAAAAGGGACAGATGTTGGAATTTTGGCAACAGGGCTAATGGTCCATGAAGCTATAAAAGCAGCAAAAATGCTTCAAGAGGAAGGAATATCGGTTTATCTTGTTGATATGCCGTGCGTAAAACCACTTGATGTTGATTTGATTTTAGATGTTGCAAAAGCCACTGGCTGTATTGTCACAGCAGAAGAGCACAATATCCTTGGCGGTTTTGGAAGTGCTGTTTCTGAGGTTTTGATTCAAAACTATCCTGTACCGGTAAAAATGGTTGGAGTAAATGATGAGTTTGGAAGGTCAGGAAAGCCTGAGGATGTTTTGAAATACTACAAGCTCACAGCAGAAGAGATTGTAAATAAAGCAAAAGAGGTTATGAAGATGAAAAGATAA
- a CDS encoding AraC family transcriptional regulator gives MDERLRLKEKVQHGSAVFPINVYEKIFVHENNTLLPHWHDEFEIVYLEKGTASFRIDGKEYFLGPKQFLFVNCGSIHGGKAEDNPEPYAIVFSLSMLFSEGPDICKSKYLQSILERKLVVQNSFEDEHTGELISNIITVWKEKPKGYELLVKGYLFIIFYNLFNKGYITAGNTDRELDLKLEKIKSALDFINSNYSSDIDIDLLAKLANLSKFYFCRLFKEITHLTPVDYINKFRVEKAIELIKNTNMSISEIAFEVGFNNVSYFIKVFKEYVGVTPFKYKKNVLC, from the coding sequence ATGGATGAGAGGTTGAGACTCAAAGAAAAGGTTCAGCATGGCAGTGCGGTGTTTCCTATAAATGTATATGAAAAAATATTTGTTCACGAAAACAATACTCTTCTACCTCACTGGCATGATGAATTTGAAATAGTATATCTTGAAAAGGGAACGGCAAGTTTTAGGATAGATGGCAAAGAGTATTTTTTAGGACCGAAACAGTTTTTATTTGTCAACTGTGGGTCAATTCATGGTGGAAAAGCAGAAGATAATCCTGAACCTTATGCAATTGTATTTAGTTTGAGCATGCTATTTTCCGAAGGTCCAGATATATGTAAAAGCAAATATTTGCAGTCTATTTTAGAAAGAAAACTAGTTGTTCAAAATAGTTTTGAAGATGAACACACAGGAGAACTAATTTCGAATATAATAACAGTGTGGAAAGAAAAGCCAAAAGGTTATGAGCTTTTAGTAAAAGGCTATTTGTTCATTATATTTTATAATCTTTTTAATAAGGGATATATAACAGCTGGTAATACTGACAGAGAGCTTGATTTGAAACTTGAAAAAATAAAGTCCGCGCTTGATTTTATCAATTCCAACTATTCATCTGATATAGATATTGACCTGCTCGCAAAGCTTGCAAACCTGAGTAAATTCTATTTTTGTCGTCTTTTTAAGGAAATTACTCATCTTACACCAGTTGATTACATAAATAAGTTCAGAGTTGAAAAAGCGATAGAGCTTATTAAAAACACAAACATGAGTATTTCTGAAATTGCATTTGAAGTAGGTTTTAATAATGTGAGCTACTTTATCAAAGTGTTTAAAGAGTATGTTGGTGTTACTCCATTTAAATACAAAAAAAATGTCTTATGTTAA
- the yicI gene encoding alpha-xylosidase yields MKFTDGLWRVKDGVKLYHPAHVYDYEISRDSVTIFAPAHFITNRGQTLQGPVFTIRFSSPFDNVIRVQIWHYKGQKDKKPYFEFHQEEGYCPLIEDFSDNIVITSGKLKATISKKGEWEVTYYYEDKYLTKNGYKYLGYAIMPDNTAYMREQLSLSVGECVYGLGERFTPFVKNGQVVDMWNEDGGTISELAYKNIPFYITNRGYGVFVNDPGRVSFEVATENVERVQFSVEGEYLEYFIIGGSSMKNVLENYTRLTGRPQLPPAWSFGLWLTTSFTTNYDEKTVTSFIDGMIQRDIPLHVFHFDCFWIKDMHWVDFEWDKRVFPEPSQMLKRLKEKGVKICVWINSYISQFSKLFDEGKEKGYFLKKPNGDVWQTDDWQPGMAIVDFTNPEACRWYSDKLKELIKMGVDCFKTDFGERIPTDVVYFDGSDPQKMHNYYTYLYNKTVYETLQETFGKGNAVVFARSATAGSQKFPVHWGGDCLASYESMAETLRGGLSLSLCGFGFWSHDIGGFESTATPDLYKRWVAFGLLSSHSRLHGNTVYKVPWFYDEEAVDVLRFFTKLRCRLMPYIFAKAVEAAEKGIPVLRPMVLEFPDDPACEYLDRQYMLGSSLLVAPIFSPDGEVQYYVPEGIWTNILTGEKIVGGRWRKEKHDYFSLPLLARPNSIIPIGSCDTKPDYDYAQNVTLNVYELEDGKTACVAVKNTNGETELELEVKRDNDKISINVLRDTQKPWRLLFHGLKLKFQFNAIVNQKENGSEVILEAASKEALLSIEK; encoded by the coding sequence ATGAAATTTACAGACGGTCTTTGGCGTGTAAAAGATGGAGTAAAATTGTATCATCCAGCCCATGTATATGACTACGAAATTTCGAGAGATTCAGTCACAATTTTTGCACCAGCTCACTTCATTACAAACAGGGGACAAACTCTACAAGGTCCTGTTTTTACTATACGTTTTTCTTCGCCTTTTGACAATGTTATAAGAGTGCAGATTTGGCACTACAAAGGACAAAAGGATAAGAAGCCATATTTTGAATTTCATCAAGAAGAAGGATATTGTCCTTTGATAGAAGATTTTTCAGATAATATAGTAATAACAAGTGGGAAGCTCAAAGCCACCATTAGTAAAAAAGGTGAGTGGGAAGTAACATATTACTATGAAGATAAATATCTAACAAAAAATGGTTATAAATATCTTGGTTACGCAATCATGCCTGACAATACTGCTTACATGAGGGAACAGCTTTCTTTGAGTGTTGGTGAGTGTGTTTATGGGCTGGGTGAGAGGTTTACCCCTTTTGTTAAAAACGGACAAGTGGTTGATATGTGGAATGAAGATGGTGGTACGATCTCTGAGCTTGCTTACAAAAACATTCCTTTTTACATCACAAACCGTGGGTATGGTGTTTTTGTAAATGACCCAGGGCGTGTATCGTTTGAAGTTGCCACTGAGAATGTGGAAAGAGTCCAGTTTTCTGTGGAAGGTGAATATTTAGAGTATTTCATAATTGGTGGCAGCAGCATGAAAAATGTTTTAGAAAATTACACAAGGCTGACAGGAAGACCGCAGCTTCCTCCTGCATGGTCTTTTGGACTTTGGCTTACAACCTCATTTACTACAAACTATGATGAAAAAACAGTTACAAGCTTTATAGATGGAATGATTCAAAGAGATATTCCACTTCATGTATTTCACTTTGACTGTTTCTGGATAAAGGATATGCACTGGGTTGACTTTGAGTGGGATAAGAGAGTTTTTCCAGAGCCTTCGCAGATGCTAAAGCGTCTAAAAGAAAAGGGAGTTAAAATTTGTGTTTGGATAAATTCCTATATATCTCAGTTTTCAAAACTTTTTGATGAGGGAAAAGAAAAAGGGTATTTTTTGAAAAAGCCAAATGGTGATGTATGGCAGACAGATGATTGGCAGCCTGGCATGGCAATTGTTGATTTTACAAACCCCGAGGCGTGCAGGTGGTATTCAGATAAGCTCAAAGAGCTAATTAAAATGGGAGTTGACTGTTTTAAGACAGATTTTGGTGAAAGAATTCCAACAGATGTTGTTTATTTTGATGGTTCAGACCCTCAAAAGATGCACAATTACTACACCTATCTTTACAACAAGACAGTATATGAGACGCTTCAAGAAACGTTTGGCAAGGGAAATGCAGTTGTGTTTGCAAGGTCAGCGACAGCAGGAAGCCAGAAATTTCCTGTACACTGGGGCGGAGACTGTTTGGCTTCATATGAGTCTATGGCAGAGACGCTCAGGGGTGGCCTTTCACTTTCACTTTGTGGATTTGGATTTTGGAGTCATGACATAGGCGGGTTTGAGAGTACAGCAACACCAGATCTTTACAAAAGATGGGTTGCATTTGGGCTACTTTCTTCACACAGCAGACTTCATGGGAATACTGTATATAAAGTTCCTTGGTTTTATGACGAGGAAGCGGTTGATGTTTTGAGGTTTTTCACAAAGCTAAGATGTAGACTTATGCCTTATATCTTTGCAAAGGCTGTAGAGGCAGCAGAAAAAGGAATTCCGGTCTTGCGACCTATGGTGTTAGAGTTTCCAGATGACCCAGCATGCGAGTACCTTGATAGACAGTATATGTTAGGAAGTAGCCTCTTAGTTGCTCCAATCTTCTCACCAGATGGCGAGGTTCAGTATTATGTTCCAGAAGGCATATGGACAAACATATTGACAGGTGAAAAGATTGTTGGTGGCAGGTGGAGAAAGGAAAAACATGATTATTTTAGCTTGCCGCTTTTGGCAAGGCCAAATTCTATAATTCCAATAGGAAGTTGTGACACAAAGCCTGATTATGACTATGCTCAAAATGTAACATTGAATGTATATGAATTGGAGGATGGGAAGACTGCTTGTGTAGCTGTAAAGAATACAAATGGCGAGACAGAACTTGAGTTAGAAGTAAAAAGAGACAATGACAAAATTTCAATAAATGTATTAAGAGATACTCAAAAGCCTTGGAGACTTCTTTTCCATGGACTTAAGTTAAAGTTTCAATTTAATGCTATTGTAAATCAAAAAGAAAATGGGAGTGAAGTAATTTTAGAAGCAGCAAGTAAAGAAGCGTTGTTGAGTATTGAAAAATAG
- a CDS encoding sensor histidine kinase produces MKLFFANLKIKKKFILAFVISALIPQTILGIILFLNLRAIALENAIKDTRKNVEDVKIKLMDIVQNTVDISNKLYLDKKLLNILSTEYKDVSKIYDDYISYTELSNLMSIYNKNIHAIKIYAFNPTLLDTGEIVKVDDYTKNQEWFKEAIKGDGKILWELVFDNNPFRPQYYFSLIRLIKNSYGERIGVMVIYIKKEKLEEVLSLHLNTLVITDKGIIVAAKDKDLVGKKLNFNFSSQDGKLIENVNIDGQRTMAILGTISASESGSSFLKVISFFSKKEIFKRVNKITFITFVLILVNSLVSLLLMLLFSKLITDRIAILNKKVNEISHGNLDAQINILGNDEIGQLSENIKTMAKNIKNLIDQVYLAEVQKQQIIAKQREIQFEMLCSQINPHFLFNTLEAIRMKAFCTGQYEIAQVVYLLSNLLRKSIEMTIDLITLEKEIEIVREFLEIQKFRFGNKIDYKIEVQDDLLSSKVLPFIIQPLVENSIRHGIEPMIGKGTIEIKIFEKDGTIKIIVTDNGAGMPKEKLEEVLQSLDSKDKSHVGLKNVYHRLKLFYGEEAKIFINSELGKGTSIEIQIPKR; encoded by the coding sequence ATGAAGCTCTTTTTTGCAAATTTGAAAATAAAGAAAAAGTTCATATTAGCCTTTGTGATTTCTGCTTTAATTCCCCAAACTATTTTGGGGATTATTCTTTTTTTAAACCTCAGAGCAATTGCTTTGGAAAATGCTATCAAAGACACAAGAAAAAATGTTGAAGATGTAAAAATTAAGCTTATGGATATTGTACAGAATACTGTTGATATTTCTAATAAATTATATCTTGATAAAAAACTTCTGAATATACTTTCAACAGAGTACAAAGATGTATCCAAAATATACGATGATTATATTTCATATACAGAGCTTTCCAATCTCATGTCTATTTACAACAAAAATATTCATGCAATAAAAATTTATGCCTTTAATCCCACATTGCTTGATACAGGCGAAATTGTAAAGGTTGACGATTATACGAAAAATCAGGAATGGTTTAAAGAAGCCATAAAAGGCGATGGGAAGATTTTATGGGAGCTTGTGTTTGACAATAATCCATTTCGGCCGCAGTATTATTTTAGCTTGATAAGGCTTATAAAAAACTCTTATGGTGAAAGAATAGGTGTAATGGTAATTTACATAAAGAAAGAAAAGCTTGAGGAAGTATTGTCATTGCACTTAAACACATTAGTTATTACTGACAAAGGAATAATCGTTGCTGCAAAAGACAAAGATCTTGTTGGTAAGAAACTGAATTTTAATTTTTCCTCTCAAGATGGCAAACTTATTGAGAATGTCAATATTGATGGTCAAAGAACAATGGCAATTTTAGGCACAATCAGTGCAAGTGAAAGCGGAAGCAGCTTTCTCAAAGTCATTTCCTTTTTCTCGAAGAAAGAGATATTTAAAAGGGTCAACAAAATAACTTTTATAACGTTTGTGCTTATACTTGTTAATTCTTTAGTATCACTTCTTCTTATGCTCTTATTTTCTAAACTGATAACTGACAGAATTGCAATCTTGAACAAAAAAGTGAATGAAATTTCGCATGGCAATTTGGATGCACAGATAAATATTTTAGGCAATGATGAGATTGGACAGCTCTCAGAGAATATAAAAACAATGGCTAAAAATATCAAAAACCTGATTGACCAGGTGTATCTGGCAGAGGTACAAAAACAGCAAATAATTGCTAAACAAAGAGAAATCCAGTTTGAGATGCTTTGTAGTCAAATAAATCCTCATTTTTTATTCAATACTCTTGAGGCTATCAGGATGAAGGCTTTTTGTACAGGTCAGTATGAAATAGCTCAAGTTGTTTATTTGCTGAGTAATTTGCTCAGGAAAAGTATAGAGATGACAATAGATTTAATAACTTTGGAAAAAGAAATTGAGATTGTTAGGGAATTTTTAGAAATTCAAAAGTTCCGATTTGGAAATAAAATAGATTACAAAATTGAAGTTCAAGATGACCTTCTTTCATCAAAAGTACTTCCGTTTATTATCCAGCCACTTGTGGAAAATTCAATTAGGCATGGTATTGAACCAATGATAGGAAAAGGAACCATTGAAATTAAGATATTTGAAAAAGATGGAACAATAAAGATAATTGTTACAGACAATGGTGCTGGAATGCCTAAGGAAAAGCTTGAGGAGGTCTTACAGTCGTTAGATAGCAAAGACAAAAGTCATGTGGGACTGAAAAATGTTTATCATAGACTAAAACTATTTTATGGGGAAGAGGCAAAAATTTTTATAAATAGTGAACTTGGGAAAGGCACGAGTATTGAAATTCAAATTCCAAAGAGGTGA